Proteins co-encoded in one Pogona vitticeps strain Pit_001003342236 chromosome 9, PviZW2.1, whole genome shotgun sequence genomic window:
- the HNRNPR gene encoding heterogeneous nuclear ribonucleoprotein R isoform X3, which yields MKTYRQREKQGSKVQESTKGPDEAKIKALLERTSYTLDVTTGQRKYGGPPPDTVYSGSQPGIGTEVFVGKIPRDLYEDELVPLFEKAGPIWDLRLMMDPLSGQNRGYAFITFCSKDAAQEAVKLCDNYEIRPGKHLGVCISVANNRLFVGSIPKNKTKENILEEFSKVTEGLVDVILYHQPDDKKKNRGFCFLEYEDHKSAAQARRRLMSGKVKVWGNVVTVEWADPVEEPDPEVMAKVKVLFVRNLATTVTEEILEKSFSEFGKLERVKKLKDYAFVHFEDRGAAVKAMNEMNGKEIEGEEIEIVLAKPPDKKRKERQAARQASRSTAYEDYYYYPPPRMPPPIRGRGRGGRGGYGYPPDYYGYEDYYDDYYAYDYHDYRGGYEDPYYGYDDGYAIRGRGGGRGGRGAPPPPRGRGAPPPRGRAGYSQRGAPMGPPRGARGGRGGPAQQQRGRGARGARGNRGGNVGGKRKADGYNQPDSKRRQTNNQQNWGSQPIAQQPLQQGGDYAGNYGYNNDNQEFYQDTYGQQWK from the exons ATGAAGACTTATAGACAGAGGGAGAAACAAGGAAGCAAAGTACAGGAATCAACAAAGGGGCCAGATGAAGCAAAGATTAAG GCTTTGCTAGAGAGAACTAGTTATACTCTGGATGTGACCACAGGCCAGCGGAAATATGGTGGCCCTCCTCCAGATACTGTCTACTCAGGCTCCCAGCCTGGCATTGGCACAGAG GTTTTTGTTGGCAAAATTCCTAGAGACTTGTATGAAGATGAATTGGTGCCGCTCTTTGAGAAGGCAGGTCCAATTTGGGACCTTCGGCTTATGATGGATCCTCTTTCTGGCCAGAATAGAGGCTATGCTTTCATCACTTTTTGCAGTAAAGATGCAGCACAAGAAGCTGTGAAATTG TGTGACAACTATGAAATCCGTCCTGGTAAACATCTTGGTGTATGTATTTCTGTGGCTAACAATAGGCTGTTTGTAGGATCAAttcccaaaaacaagacaaaagaaaacatattaGAGGAGTTTAGCAAAGTCACAG AGGGTTTAGTTGATGTAATCTTGTATCATCAACCTGATGACAAAAAGAAGAATCGGGGGTTCTGTTTCCTGGAATATGAGGACCATAAATCAGCTGCTCAAGCTCGCCGTCGCCTAATGAGTGGAAAAGTAAAAGTTTGGGGAAATGTTGTTACTGTGGAATGGGCTGACCCAGTAGAGGAACCAGATCCAGAAGTTATGGCAAAG gTGAAGGTCCTGTTTGTGAGAAACCTGGCAACTACAGTTACAGAAGAAATACTGGAGAAATCATTTTCAGAGTTCGGAAAGCTGGAAAGagtcaagaaattaaaagactacGCTTTTGTTCATTTTGAAGATAGGGGGGCAGCAGTTAAG gccatgaatgaaatgaatggaaaagaGATAGAGggggaagaaattgaaatagtgttAGCCAAGCCTCCagataagaaaaggaaagaacgCCAGGCTGCCAGACAAGCCTCCAGAAGTACTGC GTATGAAGATTACTATTACTATCCTCCACCTCGTATGCCACCTCCTATTAGAGGCCGAGGCCGTGGAGGGAGAGGCGGCTATGGCTATCCCCCAGATTACTATGGCTATGAAGATTATTACGATGATTATTATGCCTATGACTATCATGACTACCGTGGTGGCTATGAAGATCCTTACTATGGCTATGATGATGGCTATGCtataagaggaagaggaggaggaaggggagggcgaGGCGCACCTCCACCACCTAGGGGGCGGGGAGCACCACCACCAAGAGGTAGAGCTGGCTATTCCCAGAGGGGGGCACCCATGGGTCCGCCAAGAGGAGCCAGGGGTGGGAGAGGGGGCCCTGCCCAGCAACAGAGAGGACGTGGTGCTCGTGGAGCCAGGGGCAACCGTGGGGGCAACGTGGGAGGCAAGAGAAAGGCCGATGGGTACAACCAACCTGACTCCAAGCGCCGCCAGACCAACAACCAGCAGAACTGGGGCTCCCAACCAATCGCTCAACAGCCGCTACAGCAAGGTGGTGACTATGCCGGTAACTATGGTTACAATAATGACAACCAGGAATTTTATCAGGATACTTACGGGCAACAGTGGAAGTAG